From the Myxococcales bacterium genome, one window contains:
- a CDS encoding metal ABC transporter permease, whose amino-acid sequence MGYLDQLISINGLPLLACLAVSGILVYLGMHVVERKVIFVDLALAQIAALGVMWAILMGYDHETETLAVTLYSLAFTAVGALIFSITRTRNERVPHEALIGIIYVTATAGGLVLADRFALGTEALKELIAGRVALVTPAILTKLVITCALVGAVFLILHRRLMRISADPAAAEAAGMSIRAWDFVFYLLFGVLITQSVSVLGVLPVFAYLVIPAVAAAFLFESVRARLIFGWIFAGVISLVGLETARASQLDPGPTIVCLFAAALVILGVFLFLRARGFAGRAVLQVVGLAVVFAAFLGGTLMFRKPQRTDELAAAVEFARSGDPTHMRQAMVSFRNFPDERTRWIPLVLPMVSDADPVVRDAATTLLVEVKAVEAAAPLAARLGPGVEPDDNLREGVIRALRALGDASVVPALVDAAAREEEPDLAVALAMAGFDLAVAGHDDELRRAGDVLIQIATDDGAPRAARRDAADALHAHVAIDPAATDDAARAAWWRAHRDLLVWQAEAHRLTAPAGDPGAPPPAEVPPAPPAGG is encoded by the coding sequence GTGGGCTACCTCGATCAGCTGATCTCGATCAACGGCCTGCCGCTGCTGGCGTGCCTGGCGGTGTCGGGGATCCTGGTCTACCTCGGCATGCACGTGGTCGAGCGCAAGGTCATCTTCGTCGACCTGGCGCTGGCGCAGATCGCCGCGCTCGGCGTGATGTGGGCGATCCTGATGGGCTACGACCACGAGACCGAGACCCTCGCGGTCACGCTCTACTCGCTGGCGTTCACCGCGGTCGGCGCGCTGATCTTCTCGATCACCCGGACCCGCAACGAGCGGGTGCCGCACGAGGCGCTGATCGGCATCATCTACGTCACCGCCACCGCCGGCGGCCTGGTGCTGGCCGATCGGTTCGCGCTCGGCACCGAGGCGCTCAAGGAGCTGATCGCCGGCCGGGTCGCGCTGGTGACCCCGGCGATCCTGACCAAGCTGGTGATCACCTGCGCGCTGGTCGGCGCGGTGTTCCTGATCCTGCACCGGCGGCTGATGCGGATCAGCGCCGACCCGGCCGCGGCCGAGGCCGCCGGCATGTCGATCCGGGCGTGGGACTTCGTCTTCTACCTGCTGTTCGGCGTGCTGATCACCCAGTCGGTGTCGGTGCTGGGCGTGCTGCCGGTGTTCGCGTACCTGGTCATCCCGGCGGTCGCGGCGGCGTTCCTGTTCGAGTCGGTGCGGGCCCGGCTGATCTTCGGCTGGATCTTCGCCGGCGTGATCAGCCTGGTCGGGCTCGAGACCGCGCGGGCGTCGCAGCTCGATCCCGGCCCGACGATCGTGTGCCTGTTCGCGGCCGCGCTCGTGATCCTGGGCGTGTTCCTGTTCCTGCGGGCGCGCGGGTTCGCCGGCCGCGCGGTGTTGCAGGTGGTGGGCCTGGCGGTGGTGTTCGCGGCGTTCCTGGGCGGCACGCTGATGTTCCGCAAGCCGCAGCGGACCGACGAGCTGGCCGCCGCGGTCGAGTTCGCGCGCTCGGGCGATCCGACCCACATGCGCCAGGCGATGGTCAGCTTCCGGAACTTCCCCGACGAGCGGACCCGCTGGATCCCGCTGGTGCTGCCGATGGTGAGCGACGCCGACCCGGTCGTGCGCGACGCCGCGACCACCCTCTTGGTCGAGGTCAAGGCGGTCGAGGCCGCGGCGCCCCTGGCCGCGCGCCTGGGCCCGGGGGTCGAGCCCGACGACAACCTGCGCGAGGGCGTGATCCGGGCGCTGCGCGCGCTCGGCGACGCCAGCGTCGTGCCGGCGCTGGTCGACGCGGCCGCGCGCGAGGAGGAGCCCGACCTCGCGGTGGCGCTGGCGATGGCCGGCTTCGATCTGGCCGTCGCCGGCCACGACGACGAGCTCCGGCGCGCCGGCGACGTGCTGATCCAGATCGCGACCGACGACGGCGCCCCGCGCGCGGCCCGGCGCGACGCCGCCGACGCGCTCCACGCCCACGTCGCGATCGACCCGGCCGCCACCGACGACGCCGCCCGCGCCGCGTGGTGGCGCGCGCACCGCGACCTGCTGGTGTGGCAGGCCGAGGCCCATCGCCTGACCGCGCCGGCCGGCGACCCAGGCGCGCCGCCGCCGGCCGAAGTTCCGCCGGCGCCACCCGCCGGCGGCTGA
- a CDS encoding zinc ABC transporter substrate-binding protein codes for MRTILVILATALVALAHTATPAAAGPKKVTVVTTLNVLAAVTKEIGGDRVAVSALAKPNQDPHTLVAKPTYKVAAKNARMFVELGLGLDGWASAVTDASGNPGIQLGQPGRVVASDGITTKELPTTLSKSWGDIHPQGNPHVWLDPVNAKQLAANIAAGLTRVDPDGAATYAANLKAFQVKLDDALYGRALVEEYGASKLERLSRRNELVDYLKTKGTYAKLGGWLKRAEPLRGLKIVTYHKTWIYFCDRFGITIDGEIEEKPGIPPSQDYLARLIKKVQADGVKVLFVDPIYPSKDGAFIAGKTGAKVVSSPIDVGGAPGTGDYFALIDTLITRVLAAAK; via the coding sequence ATGCGCACCATCCTCGTCATCCTCGCGACCGCGCTCGTCGCGCTCGCGCACACCGCCACCCCCGCCGCCGCCGGCCCCAAGAAGGTCACGGTGGTCACCACGCTCAACGTCCTGGCCGCGGTCACCAAGGAGATCGGCGGCGACCGGGTCGCGGTCAGCGCGCTGGCCAAGCCCAACCAGGATCCGCACACGCTCGTCGCCAAGCCGACCTACAAGGTCGCGGCCAAGAACGCGCGCATGTTCGTCGAGCTGGGCCTCGGCCTCGACGGCTGGGCGTCGGCGGTCACCGACGCCTCGGGCAACCCGGGCATCCAGCTCGGCCAGCCCGGGCGCGTGGTCGCGTCCGATGGCATCACGACCAAGGAGCTGCCGACGACCTTGTCGAAGTCGTGGGGCGACATCCACCCGCAGGGCAACCCGCACGTCTGGCTCGATCCGGTCAACGCCAAGCAGCTCGCGGCCAACATCGCGGCCGGCCTCACCCGGGTCGACCCCGACGGCGCCGCCACCTACGCCGCCAACCTCAAGGCGTTCCAGGTCAAGCTCGACGACGCGCTCTACGGCCGCGCCCTGGTCGAGGAGTACGGCGCCAGCAAGCTCGAGCGGCTGTCACGCCGCAACGAGCTGGTCGACTACCTGAAGACCAAGGGCACGTACGCCAAGCTCGGCGGCTGGCTCAAGCGGGCCGAGCCGCTGCGCGGCCTGAAGATCGTCACCTACCACAAGACCTGGATCTACTTCTGCGACCGGTTCGGCATCACGATCGACGGCGAGATCGAGGAGAAGCCCGGCATCCCGCCGTCGCAGGACTACCTGGCGCGGCTGATCAAGAAGGTCCAGGCCGACGGCGTCAAGGTGCTGTTCGTCGACCCGATCTACCCGAGCAAGGACGGCGCGTTCATCGCCGGCAAGACCGGCGCCAAGGTCGTGTCGAGCCCGATCGACGTCGGCGGCGCGCCTGGCACCGGCGACTACTTCGCGCTGATCGACACGCTGATCACGCGCGTCCTCGCGGCGGCGAAGTAG